In a single window of the Tellurirhabdus bombi genome:
- a CDS encoding SusC/RagA family TonB-linked outer membrane protein encodes MRNIFTVSCLLLAMLFSVASSAQDRLLKGRITSQSDGGGLPGANVVIKGTDRGSTTNSNGEFSLNAPANATLVVSFIGHLPKEIAVGDKTTFDIKLEEDAAILGEVVVTALGITREKKALGYSVQEVGGKQLTQARETNLVNALSGRIAGVQVTNSNGAPGASSRMLIRGASSIGSNNQPLFVVDGVPIDNGNYGSGTGVDYGNGAASLNPDDIESVSVLKGPSAAALYGSRGANGVVLITLKSGKGSKGIGVSVNSNTTFEKPFRLPEWQNEYGQGGKGLFSYVDGRGAGVNDGVDESWGPKLDGRLLPQFDSPVVDGVRQATPWVAHPDNVNQFFETGKTLTNNISVTGASDKGDFRLSFTDLNQTGILPNTDYKRRTISLNAGWNLTKKLSIRATGNYVKDGSDNRTNWGLYFIWFGRQVDMEQLKNYRAPGSIYQNNWNHNYWTNPYYQLNESARENERDRLFGNLAVTYKFTDWLTLTARSGTDFYEDRRKTKNAARTSNLFDSYNEEQIYVQESNSDFLLNGTKKFGEFDITANVGGNHRRNFYQRNYMSAAELAIPRVWNMGNSRLRPVTENSYNERVINSLYASANIGFRNYLFVDLTARNDWSSTLPADNRSYFYPSAAVSAILTDIFNVNSSVLSLAKIRGGIARVGNDTDPYNLMQTYAYANAWGSTPSLAESNAMLNAALKPELTNSYEIGAEIKLWRNRVGLDITYYDKQSFNQILKVDISNATGFSSKLLNAGRLQNRGVEIQLTGSPIKTNAFQWDISLNWAQNRNKVIELAEGLTTYTLGTVRGMGIEARVGQPYGTFFGQGFLRDPSGNIVYDNSGYPQVDPVRRVLGNFTPKWIGGLQNTFTYKNFTLSTLIDMKQGGDIFSQTINIGRYTGVLKETTFGREEGIVGEGVVNTGTADNPNYVPNTKRITSEEWHHKYYLLTNNEGTIFDGSYVKLREVRFSYMLPGKVFKRLPFRDIMISAVGRNLALLHSNIPHIDPETSFYNDGNLQGIENGQIPTTRSVGFNISFNL; translated from the coding sequence ATGAGGAATATCTTTACAGTAAGTTGTTTGCTGCTTGCTATGCTGTTTAGTGTAGCCAGTTCTGCACAAGATCGTCTGCTGAAAGGGCGCATTACCTCCCAATCAGACGGAGGGGGTTTGCCCGGCGCTAATGTTGTCATTAAAGGCACCGATCGAGGAAGTACAACCAATTCTAATGGTGAGTTTTCGTTGAATGCGCCCGCCAACGCCACGCTTGTGGTGTCCTTTATCGGACACTTACCCAAAGAAATTGCCGTGGGTGACAAAACCACCTTCGATATCAAACTGGAAGAGGATGCTGCGATTCTGGGAGAAGTCGTCGTAACGGCACTAGGAATCACGCGGGAAAAGAAAGCCCTTGGTTATTCAGTGCAGGAAGTGGGGGGAAAGCAGTTGACCCAAGCGCGCGAGACCAACCTCGTCAACGCCTTGTCGGGGCGGATTGCCGGGGTTCAGGTAACGAACTCCAACGGGGCACCTGGAGCGTCTTCGCGGATGCTGATTCGGGGGGCCAGTTCCATTGGGAGTAACAACCAACCTCTTTTCGTGGTAGACGGTGTGCCCATCGACAACGGCAACTATGGTTCGGGTACAGGCGTAGACTACGGAAACGGGGCCGCTTCGCTGAATCCAGATGATATTGAGTCGGTGAGCGTCCTGAAAGGCCCCAGCGCAGCGGCCCTCTATGGCTCGCGGGGTGCCAACGGCGTAGTTTTGATTACGCTGAAAAGTGGGAAAGGCTCGAAAGGGATTGGCGTATCCGTCAATTCAAATACCACGTTTGAGAAACCTTTCCGGCTGCCCGAATGGCAAAACGAATACGGTCAGGGCGGCAAAGGCCTGTTCTCGTACGTCGATGGCCGGGGTGCCGGTGTGAATGATGGCGTCGATGAAAGCTGGGGGCCTAAATTAGATGGTCGCCTGCTGCCACAATTTGATTCGCCTGTAGTGGATGGCGTTCGTCAGGCAACGCCCTGGGTAGCTCATCCTGATAACGTCAATCAGTTCTTCGAAACTGGAAAAACGCTGACCAACAACATTTCGGTGACGGGCGCCAGCGACAAAGGGGACTTCCGTCTTTCGTTTACGGATCTGAATCAAACGGGTATCTTACCGAATACTGACTACAAACGCCGGACCATTTCCCTGAACGCGGGATGGAACCTGACCAAGAAGCTGAGCATTCGGGCAACGGGGAATTACGTAAAAGACGGGAGCGACAACCGCACCAACTGGGGCTTGTATTTCATCTGGTTCGGTCGGCAGGTGGACATGGAGCAGCTGAAAAATTACCGGGCTCCCGGCAGCATCTACCAAAACAACTGGAACCACAACTACTGGACAAATCCTTACTATCAGTTGAACGAAAGCGCGCGGGAAAACGAGCGGGATCGCTTGTTTGGAAACCTCGCCGTGACGTACAAGTTTACGGATTGGCTGACGCTGACGGCTCGTTCAGGCACGGATTTCTACGAAGATCGGCGCAAAACAAAGAATGCCGCCCGGACGTCTAACCTCTTCGACAGCTACAACGAAGAGCAGATTTACGTTCAGGAATCCAACTCCGATTTCCTGCTAAACGGAACCAAAAAGTTCGGTGAATTCGATATTACGGCCAATGTTGGTGGCAACCACCGCCGTAACTTCTACCAGCGTAACTACATGAGTGCGGCCGAATTAGCCATCCCCCGCGTGTGGAACATGGGTAACTCGCGGCTTCGTCCGGTAACCGAAAACTCGTACAACGAACGGGTGATCAATAGCCTTTATGCGTCGGCTAACATTGGTTTTCGCAACTACCTCTTCGTGGATCTGACGGCCCGGAATGACTGGTCAAGTACTTTACCGGCCGACAACCGCTCTTACTTCTACCCATCGGCTGCCGTTAGCGCCATCCTGACCGATATCTTCAATGTCAACTCGTCGGTGCTTTCGCTAGCCAAAATCCGGGGTGGTATTGCGCGGGTAGGGAACGATACCGATCCTTACAACCTGATGCAAACTTACGCCTATGCCAACGCCTGGGGAAGCACCCCTTCGCTGGCCGAAAGCAACGCCATGCTGAACGCCGCGCTAAAACCAGAGTTAACCAACTCGTATGAAATTGGCGCAGAAATCAAGCTGTGGCGTAATCGGGTTGGGCTGGACATAACCTATTATGACAAACAGTCTTTCAACCAGATTCTGAAGGTTGACATCTCGAACGCAACCGGTTTCTCTTCAAAACTGCTCAACGCGGGACGGCTGCAAAACCGGGGCGTTGAAATCCAGTTGACAGGCTCGCCCATTAAAACAAACGCATTTCAGTGGGATATCTCGCTAAACTGGGCGCAGAACCGTAATAAAGTTATTGAACTGGCCGAGGGCTTGACGACTTATACGCTGGGAACGGTTCGGGGTATGGGTATCGAAGCGCGGGTTGGCCAGCCTTACGGAACGTTCTTCGGCCAGGGCTTCCTGCGCGATCCGTCGGGTAACATCGTATACGACAACAGCGGCTATCCGCAAGTTGATCCGGTACGCCGTGTCTTGGGGAACTTCACACCGAAGTGGATTGGTGGCCTTCAGAACACGTTTACCTACAAAAACTTTACGCTCAGCACCCTGATCGACATGAAACAAGGGGGCGATATTTTCTCGCAAACCATCAACATTGGTCGGTATACGGGTGTCTTGAAAGAAACCACGTTTGGTCGCGAAGAAGGCATTGTGGGCGAAGGCGTCGTGAACACCGGAACGGCTGACAATCCGAATTATGTGCCTAATACCAAACGAATTACGTCGGAAGAATGGCACCACAAATACTACCTGCTGACGAACAACGAAGGAACGATCTTCGACGGTAGCTATGTCAAACTGCGCGAAGTACGCTTCTCGTACATGTTGCCGGGCAAAGTGTTCAAAAGACTACCGTTCCGGGACATCATGATCTCGGCAGTTGGCCGGAACCTGGCGTTGCTGCACAGCAACATTCCGCACATTGATCCAGAAACCAGCTTTTATAACGACGGTAACCTGCAAGGTATCGAAAACGGACAGATTCCGACCACCCGTTCAGTTGGCTTCAACATCAGCTTCAATTTGTAA
- a CDS encoding FtsK/SpoIIIE family DNA translocase yields the protein MAQPITRQNTIRKERGKATETPGRTLNFEAWRTDRRAQLSLGGFLFLLSLGLLAAFGSYLLTGTADQSTLDAASTTALRETGEDTRNWLGILGVFIAHVFIFRWFGVAALGIPLILFLASWRLIFGRDLVPLGRVTKEILFYMAWFSMLAGYVVLLKDEVQQGSVWCGGIGYEINVLLHALIGWGGIAIILFALFLFVIFFYGITSISVPSLPSMPRRTPTEKEQHTDEPTGEEEEYEEDDLEDFIDVPKARPATNGAVKPNPVPVPPPVEASIPEEVVEEELPKPVEKTPVLNGSSNGKLTLTIEDTSVRPIEEAAPAAPVPEAYAGPTDEVNEDLLKTNGLYDPTLELPRYLFPTVDLLADYPENQQTKVTNEELEANKDRIVETLQNYGITIDNIKATIGPTVTLYEIVPAAGVRISKIKSLEDDIALNLAALGIRIIAPMPGKGTIGIEVPNKNREMVSMRSMITSEKFAKSSFELPVVMGKTISNEILVADLAKMPHLLMAGATGQGKSVGLNVLLTSLVYKKHPSQLKLVLVDPKKVELTLYNKLERHFLAKLPDSDEAIITDTKKVVNTLNSLCIEMDNRYNLLKDAGCRNLKEYNAKFVQRRLSPEKGHRFLPYIVLVIDELADLMMTAGKEVEQPIARLAQLARAIGIHLVVATQRPSVNVITGLIKANFPARLSFKVTSKIDSRTILDAGGAEQLVGMGDMLFSSNSDIIRLQCPFVDTGEIEEICDFVANQRGYDAAYGLPEFEGDESGQSEEKDVDLSNRDPMFDEAARLVVIHQQGSTSLIQRRLKLGYNRAGRLIDQLEAAGIVGPFEGSKAREVLIQDPQALEDRLKAI from the coding sequence ATGGCACAACCCATTACCCGACAAAACACGATCCGGAAAGAACGCGGCAAGGCCACAGAAACACCCGGACGAACCCTGAATTTTGAAGCGTGGCGTACAGACCGGCGAGCACAATTGTCGTTAGGGGGCTTCCTGTTTTTGCTGTCCCTGGGCTTACTGGCTGCTTTTGGGTCTTACCTGCTAACCGGCACGGCAGACCAAAGTACGTTAGATGCCGCCTCTACAACGGCTTTGCGGGAAACCGGAGAAGACACGCGAAACTGGTTGGGTATCTTGGGCGTATTTATCGCGCATGTATTTATTTTCCGCTGGTTTGGTGTAGCAGCTTTAGGCATTCCGCTCATTCTCTTTCTGGCTTCCTGGCGTCTGATCTTCGGGCGTGACTTAGTGCCGTTAGGGCGCGTAACCAAGGAAATTCTGTTTTACATGGCCTGGTTCAGTATGCTGGCCGGTTATGTGGTGCTTTTGAAAGACGAGGTGCAACAAGGCAGCGTCTGGTGCGGCGGAATTGGGTACGAAATAAACGTGCTCTTACACGCGCTCATTGGTTGGGGCGGTATTGCTATTATCCTGTTTGCCCTATTTTTATTTGTTATCTTCTTTTACGGAATAACCTCAATATCAGTTCCTTCGCTGCCGTCCATGCCCCGCAGAACGCCAACCGAAAAAGAACAGCATACCGACGAGCCAACTGGGGAAGAAGAAGAGTATGAGGAAGATGATTTAGAGGATTTTATCGATGTTCCTAAAGCGAGGCCCGCTACCAATGGAGCCGTAAAGCCCAACCCCGTTCCGGTGCCGCCGCCCGTGGAAGCTTCCATACCGGAGGAAGTAGTAGAGGAAGAGTTGCCAAAACCAGTAGAGAAAACACCGGTCTTGAATGGCTCTTCGAACGGAAAGCTCACGCTAACCATCGAAGATACGTCAGTCAGACCTATCGAAGAGGCTGCGCCTGCGGCTCCAGTGCCCGAAGCCTACGCTGGCCCGACGGATGAAGTTAACGAGGACCTCCTGAAGACAAACGGTCTGTATGACCCGACCCTTGAGCTGCCTAGATACCTTTTCCCAACGGTTGACTTGCTGGCCGATTATCCCGAAAATCAGCAGACCAAAGTAACCAACGAAGAACTGGAAGCCAACAAGGACCGGATCGTGGAGACGCTCCAGAACTACGGCATCACCATCGACAACATCAAAGCGACCATTGGGCCAACCGTTACGCTTTACGAAATTGTTCCGGCTGCCGGGGTGCGGATTTCCAAAATTAAAAGCCTGGAAGACGATATTGCCCTGAATCTGGCCGCTTTAGGCATCCGGATCATTGCACCCATGCCTGGGAAAGGCACTATTGGGATTGAAGTGCCGAACAAAAACCGGGAAATGGTGTCGATGCGCTCGATGATTACGAGCGAGAAGTTTGCCAAGAGTTCGTTTGAGCTGCCGGTGGTCATGGGTAAAACCATCTCCAATGAAATTTTAGTGGCGGATCTGGCCAAGATGCCGCACTTGCTCATGGCGGGGGCTACCGGACAGGGTAAGTCGGTGGGATTGAATGTGTTGCTGACTTCACTGGTTTATAAAAAGCACCCATCCCAACTCAAGCTAGTACTCGTTGACCCGAAAAAGGTGGAATTAACGCTCTATAATAAGCTGGAGCGTCACTTCCTGGCGAAGCTCCCTGATTCGGACGAAGCGATCATTACGGATACCAAGAAGGTAGTTAACACGCTCAATTCGCTTTGTATTGAGATGGATAACCGCTACAACCTGCTAAAAGACGCGGGTTGCCGGAACCTGAAAGAATACAACGCTAAGTTTGTTCAGCGGCGACTGAGTCCTGAGAAAGGCCACCGTTTTCTGCCGTATATCGTACTGGTAATTGACGAGTTAGCCGACTTGATGATGACCGCCGGGAAGGAAGTGGAACAGCCAATTGCGCGGTTGGCCCAGTTGGCCCGGGCGATTGGAATTCACCTGGTGGTGGCTACGCAGCGGCCTTCGGTGAACGTCATTACTGGTTTGATCAAGGCCAATTTCCCGGCGCGGCTTTCGTTTAAGGTAACGTCTAAAATTGACTCACGGACCATTCTCGACGCGGGGGGAGCCGAGCAATTGGTAGGCATGGGCGATATGCTTTTCTCGTCCAATTCCGACATCATCCGCTTGCAGTGTCCGTTTGTGGATACGGGCGAAATCGAGGAAATCTGTGATTTTGTTGCGAATCAGCGGGGCTATGATGCGGCTTATGGGCTACCCGAATTTGAAGGCGACGAGAGTGGGCAGAGTGAGGAGAAAGACGTTGATTTGTCAAATCGGGACCCAATGTTTGACGAAGCGGCCCGGCTCGTAGTAATTCACCAACAGGGAAGCACCTCGCTCATTCAGCGCCGGTTGAAACTAGGCTACAACCGAGCCGGGCGTTTGATTGACCAGTTGGAAGCGGCCGGTATTGTAGGTCCATTTGAGGGCAGCAAAGCCCGTGAGGTACTGATTCAGGACCCGCAAGCATTAGAAGATCGCCTAAAAGCGATATAG
- a CDS encoding quinone-dependent dihydroorotate dehydrogenase, which yields MYKRVLLPILFRFDAEKIHHFATSVLKVALAIPGIPYLTRQLFTYEHPALERELFGLRFKNPVGLAAGFDKNADFVDELACLGFGFIEIGTVTPRPQDGNDKPRLFRLKADRGLINRMGFNNEGASAAAMRLKKRQTKKTAGSVIIGGNIGKNKTTPNENALDDYLACFHELYEVVDYFVVNVSSPNTPGLRALQEKEPLMALLQELERVNKQKTIPKPILLKIAPDLTDSQLDDIIDIVRVTGIAGVIATNTTISRDGLQTDAKAVEAMGAGGVSGQPVRERSTDVIRYLCEQSGRAFPVIGVGGINSPEDAQEKLAAGASLVQLYTGFIYEGPALASRICKRLIER from the coding sequence ATGTATAAGCGCGTGCTCTTGCCCATCCTTTTTCGGTTCGACGCCGAGAAAATTCATCATTTTGCAACGTCTGTTCTAAAAGTTGCCTTAGCCATCCCCGGAATCCCTTATCTAACCCGCCAATTATTTACCTACGAACATCCGGCCTTGGAGCGGGAACTGTTTGGTTTGCGGTTCAAAAATCCCGTGGGTCTGGCGGCGGGCTTTGACAAAAATGCCGACTTTGTGGATGAGCTGGCCTGCCTGGGTTTTGGCTTTATCGAAATCGGGACGGTAACCCCGCGCCCGCAGGACGGCAACGACAAACCCCGGCTGTTTCGCCTGAAAGCCGACCGCGGTTTAATCAACCGGATGGGCTTCAACAACGAGGGAGCCAGCGCGGCAGCGATGCGCCTGAAAAAACGCCAGACCAAAAAGACCGCTGGATCAGTTATTATTGGGGGAAATATTGGTAAAAATAAAACCACGCCCAACGAAAATGCCCTCGACGACTACCTGGCCTGCTTTCATGAACTATACGAGGTAGTTGATTATTTTGTTGTCAATGTCAGCTCACCCAATACGCCGGGACTGCGGGCGTTACAGGAAAAAGAACCCCTGATGGCGTTGTTGCAGGAGCTGGAGCGCGTCAACAAACAAAAGACCATCCCTAAACCAATTCTTCTGAAGATTGCTCCGGATTTGACCGATAGCCAACTCGACGACATCATCGATATTGTTCGGGTGACGGGCATTGCAGGCGTGATTGCTACCAACACAACCATTAGCAGAGACGGTTTGCAAACGGACGCAAAAGCCGTGGAGGCAATGGGTGCGGGCGGCGTTAGCGGACAACCTGTTCGGGAGCGCTCCACGGACGTAATCCGGTATCTCTGCGAGCAGTCAGGGCGGGCGTTTCCCGTGATTGGGGTTGGGGGTATTAACTCGCCGGAGGATGCGCAGGAAAAATTAGCCGCTGGGGCAAGCCTGGTTCAGCTATATACTGGATTTATTTATGAAGGACCGGCGCTGGCAAGCCGAATTTGCAAAAGATTAATCGAACGGTAA
- the cysM gene encoding cysteine synthase CysM — translation MSTLLDFVGNTPLVELNRINTKKTVKLLAKLEGQNPGGSVKDRAAFSMIKGALDRGELKPGMKLIEATSGNTGIALAMIARLYDVEIELVLPQNSTRERIVTMEAFGAKVILNETMEGARDYAEAKVSEGGYLMLNQFANPDNYRSHYRTTGPEIWRDTDGQVTHFVSAMGTTGTIMGTSRFLKEQNEAIQIIGCQPTDGSQIPGIRKWPQEYLPKIFEPQRVDQIIDVSQEEATQMTRQLAQIEGVFAGMSSGGAVAAALKLIESLDEGVVVCIICDRGDRYLSSDLFG, via the coding sequence ATGAGTACACTGCTGGACTTCGTTGGAAATACCCCGCTCGTTGAATTAAATCGAATCAATACCAAAAAAACGGTTAAACTGCTGGCCAAGCTGGAAGGCCAAAATCCCGGCGGAAGCGTCAAGGATCGGGCAGCGTTTAGCATGATCAAAGGGGCGCTCGACCGGGGCGAACTCAAACCCGGTATGAAGCTGATCGAAGCGACCAGCGGAAACACGGGCATCGCGCTGGCCATGATTGCCCGGCTATACGATGTGGAGATTGAGCTGGTCTTGCCCCAAAATTCAACCCGGGAACGCATTGTCACGATGGAGGCTTTCGGCGCGAAAGTTATCCTCAACGAGACCATGGAAGGAGCCCGCGATTATGCAGAAGCCAAAGTGTCTGAAGGAGGTTACCTGATGCTAAACCAGTTTGCCAACCCGGACAATTACCGCTCCCACTACCGGACAACCGGCCCCGAAATCTGGCGGGATACTGATGGCCAGGTAACGCACTTTGTGTCGGCCATGGGCACAACCGGCACCATCATGGGCACGTCCCGCTTTCTGAAAGAACAGAACGAGGCCATTCAGATCATTGGCTGCCAGCCTACCGATGGATCGCAAATTCCAGGCATCAGAAAATGGCCTCAGGAATATCTACCCAAGATTTTTGAACCCCAGCGCGTTGATCAGATCATTGACGTGTCGCAGGAGGAAGCAACGCAAATGACGCGCCAACTAGCCCAAATAGAAGGCGTTTTTGCCGGTATGAGCAGTGGCGGTGCCGTTGCCGCAGCCCTGAAACTCATTGAAAGTCTGGACGAAGGCGTGGTGGTTTGCATTATCTGTGACCGGGGCGACCGCTACCTGTCGTCGGATTTATTTGGTTGA
- a CDS encoding LytR/AlgR family response regulator transcription factor produces the protein MYSSSGPTYTEDQIRILDRELALPELTLPFWGGRKRVPAHCIIWLEGEGNYTLLHFNDGTHLMISLTLKKMETRLPPEIFVRPHKKNIINLLYLKEVYTDKIVLAKLTNGTEIEVSRRRGALFLQQVEKFKTDMLVLTQ, from the coding sequence ATGTATTCATCATCCGGCCCTACGTATACCGAAGATCAGATACGAATACTAGATAGAGAGCTGGCATTGCCCGAGTTAACACTGCCTTTCTGGGGTGGAAGAAAGCGTGTACCGGCCCATTGCATCATCTGGCTGGAAGGAGAAGGTAATTATACCCTGCTGCATTTCAACGACGGTACGCACCTGATGATCTCGCTTACCCTAAAGAAGATGGAGACTCGCCTACCGCCAGAAATTTTTGTTAGGCCACACAAAAAAAACATTATTAACCTGCTTTATTTAAAGGAAGTTTACACGGACAAAATTGTACTGGCAAAATTGACCAACGGAACCGAGATCGAAGTATCCCGGCGGAGAGGCGCCCTTTTTCTGCAACAGGTCGAAAAGTTCAAAACCGACATGCTGGTTCTTACCCAATAA